One segment of Erigeron canadensis isolate Cc75 chromosome 2, C_canadensis_v1, whole genome shotgun sequence DNA contains the following:
- the LOC122589495 gene encoding bifunctional aspartate aminotransferase and glutamate/aspartate-prephenate aminotransferase-like yields MAGKVSGIRISSTTASYESRSGSRKSSSSTTNTTCSIISFSSTYKLNNTTTTNLSIKSLETKRCHKSSTICSAVMLDSNSDQMELDITLSPRVNAVKPSKTVAISDQATALVESGVPVIRLAAGEPDFDTPAVIAEAGMNATCEGYTRYSPNAGTLELRTAICKKLKEENGISYTPDQVVVSNGAKQSTLQAVLAICSPRDEVIIPAPFYVSYPEMARLADATPVILPASISENFLLDPKILESKITEKSRLLILCSPSNPTGSVYPKKLLEEIARVVAKHPRLLVISDEIYEHIIYKPAVHTSFASLPGMWERTLTVNGFSKTFAMTGWRLGYIAGPTHFVAACNKIQSQSTSGASSISQKAAVAALGMGYAGGETVAHMVKAFRERRDFLVSAFRELDGVKISEPQGAFYLFLDFSYYYGSEVDGFGLIKDSESLCRYFLEKGQVALVPGDAFGDDTCIRISYAASLDTLKAAAERIKKATLALKPSVSV; encoded by the exons ATGGCTGGTAAAGTATCTGGTATTCGTATTTCTTCAACAACTGCATCATATGAATCTCGCTCAGGATCaagaaaatcatcatcatcaactactAATACTACTTGCTCGATAATTTCGTTTTCTTCTACTTATAAGCtcaacaacaccaccaccaccaatctttcaatcaa ATCGTTGGAGACTAAAAGGTGTCATAAGTCGTCTACCATTTGTTCAGCGGTGATGTTAGACAGCAATTCTGATCAAATGGAACTTGATATCACCCTTAGCCCTAGAGTTAACGCCGTAAAGCCTTCTAAAACTGTCGCTATTTCCGACCAAGCTACTGCTCTGGTAGAATCTGGTGTTCCTGTAATTCGGTTAGCTGCTGGAGAACCTGATTTTGACACCCCGGCTGTTATTGCTGAG GCGGGAATGAATGCAACTTGTGAAGGTTACACAAGGTATAGTCCTAATGCGGGTACCCTTGAACTACGGACAGCCATATGTAAGAAATTAAAGG AGGAGAATGGTATTTCATACACACCTGACCAAGTTGTCGTTAGTAACGGGGCAAAGCAGAGTACACTGCAAGCAGTCCTTGCCATTTGTTCCCCACGAGATGAG GTTATAATTCCAGCTCCTTTTTATGTGAGTTACCCTGAAATGGCAAGGTTGGCTGACGCAACACCCGTGATTCTTCCTGCAAGCATCTCAGAAAATTTTCTATTAGACCCAAAGATTCTTGAATCTAAGATAACTGAAAAGTCAAGACTGCTAATTCTTTGTTCTCCATCCAATCCGACAGGGTCAGTTTATCCTAAGAAATTACTTGAAGAGATTGCTCGAGTTGTTGCAAAGCACCCAAGACTTTTG GTGATCTCTGATGAAATATACGAGCACATTATATATAAGCCAGCAGTCCACACAAGCTTTGCATCTCTGCCAGGCATGTGGGAACGTACATTGACAGTCAATGGGTTTTCCAAG ACTTTTGCAATGACTGGTTGGAGACTTGGATATATTGCTGGTCCTACCCACTTTGTTGCTGCATGTAATAAAATTCAAAGTCAG TCAACTTCTGGTGCCAGTAGTATATCTCAAAAAGCGGCTGTTGCTGCTTTAGGAATGGGATATGCTGGTGGAGAAACCGTAGCACATATGGTCAAAGCATTTCGTGAACGACGAGATTTTTTGGTCTCAGCTTTTAGGGAACTAGATGGTGTCAAAATATCTGAACCTCAG GGTGCTTTCTACCTGTTTCTTGATTTTAGCTATTACTATGGTTCAGAGGTTGATGGCTTTGGTTTGATCAAGGATTCAGAGTCTCTGTGTCGGTATTTCCTTGAGAAGGGGCAG GTTGCTCTTGTTCCTGGTGACGCATTCGGGGATGACACCTGCATCAGGATTTCATACGCTGCATCCCTCGATACCTTAAAGGCTGCCGCTGAGAGAATCAAGAAAGCCACCCTCGCTCTTAAGCCCTCTGTATCTGTTTAA